Within Verrucomicrobiota bacterium, the genomic segment ATTTTCAAAAAGGATGGTATAGGGGATGAGTCTGTCTCCGCCAATCCACCCTTCGGGCCCATGCCCGTTCAGTCCGAATTTGTCGTTAGGATCCCAGGATCCAACTCCAGTCGGCCATTTGCGCTCATCAGGGATAAATTGTTCCCGGAGAACAATAGGCGGTACATCTTCAATTGGTTCGTTACAGCAACCAACTGGCACAAGCACCAGGTCATTAATACTGAAAAGACTAAAATCACTGGCCGCTTGATTTTGGGCATCACCGGAAGGTAAAGGAAATTGCGATGAGAAACTTTCAACAGGAACGGATGCTGAACTCAGGTCCTGGAATGGAATGATAAATTCCGAAGCAGAACTCCAATTCCCGTTTGTGAGGGTAGCAAATGCCATCCGTTCAACAATGTCATTGAAGCTGGTGGACGTTCCCAGATTTACCTCCTCCGACCATATAGCGGTAACAGCACTGCCAATCTGCCCAAGCACCGCATTCGAAACGGCTTTCCCGTCGGAGAGCTTGGACGCTGGGAGCCACAAAGCATTCGAAGCATCCCATTTTTGAACATACAGATTGGCTTCGTCCATGCCACTTTCCAACCAGCTTACAAACACCATCCCATCCGGCAAACTATGCAATCTTAGTTGGTTGGCTAACCCCGCACGCTCAGAGATTACTTGTGGTTGGCTCCATCCAGCATCTGTTTTCCGGACAAAACAAATATTTGCTTCTTCGTAAGCAGCCATAATGTCTTCGACACTTGAAGCTGTCGTCAGCCCGGTTGTGTCGGAATGAGCGTAGACAAATAGAAGATCGTTATTCATATCGCGAATCGCCCGCACTTCACGATTCAATCCGGAAGTATTGGGAACCTGCAAGGCAGTTGCCCAGGAACTTCCGTCATACTCGGCATACCTAATCGAATTATTGAGATCCGTTGCAGCCGCTGATTTGCTTCGTATCCACACCATTGCGTCGCCGCCGCTTGCTGTCTTGTACAAGGCCGGACGACTTTCATCGACCAGATCCGTGGCAACATCAGGTAGCACAGCTTCACTGACACCATCTATGATGTAGGTATTCGTATTTCCAAGCTTCTCTTGTTTAGACAGCGTTTCCTCCACAAAAACTCCCGACGATGTCATGAAGCTGCGCTCGAGACTTCCATCCACCTGTAGTTCCAATACTGCAGGCATCCCGGGATAGGCCTGTGGTGCCAATCCTCCACCTCCATCCTGCAGGCCCTGGTTTGATACTACCCTATCATCAAGGAAAGAAAATTGGAACGTCGCTTCCCGGGTGATACCGGTTCCTTCTATCGATCCAGCAATACTCCCACGGATAAAGATGTCATCCAGTTCGATCCCGTTGCCTTCAGCCTTCAAAGTCAAATTCCCAGTTATGAATCCTGCCACCCTGACCGTGTCGCCGATCGCATTGCCAACGGCATAACCACCGATCCCGGTTTCAAGTTGAACCTTTCCTTTAGTCGGAAACAGCCGCGGCATTTCCCACGATACATCTCCACCGAACACACCATCAATTTGTATGCCCACCGATACATTGGCAATAGGCCCCAAATCAAAGCTCGCCTGAGGCCAGGGAATTCGCGCCCTTGCCTTGATTCCCAATCCGAGAGCCAGGCTTTGGAATTCATAATCACAACGTTGCCGGTTCAGTTTCCAATCGGCAGCGATAGCTCCAACACCTGTTATGAAAATACCTTCGCCAGTTCTATCATCGGCGAAAAAAGATAAATCAATCGCAGCCGTACCGGTAGCTTTCCCCTCCCGGAGATTGGCCTCCCCAGCTATCGAAGCAGATACAGAAGCTCCATGAGCTCCAAAAAGATTCTTCAGTATTCTTGGCTGACCGTTGCTATCCCACTTAACCAATTCCTTTTGTCTCGCGAATACTACTTTAAAATCCCGACAGAGTTCTGTGTTCGCCAGCAATTCCGGATTCCAATCGGGCAGGATGAAATCGTTACTGAGAGTGGAGGTATACTTGGCCAGTGTTAAGCCAGGATTATCGGATGGTTGAAACAAAGGCTGTCCAATATCCCCGGGAACCAGGGGTCTGTCATTGAAGTAGAGGTCAGAATCTTCACCCTCATTGGTGAGATTGTTGCTCGTCCACGCAACCAGCGGATTTCCATTGGCGGCTAGGGCCGCGGCACTGTTGGAGAATGCGACATCATCGTGAGCAGCATATTCTGTCGGCTCGTGCCAGATGCATGCGCCCTGCTCATCAAATAACCCAATGACAACCATGATACGGTTATCATTCAAGTTTACCGGTACATCGATATCAGGATCGGACCGCTGGGCACTTTGCTCAAAAAATACAGCCATGGCCGGAGCCCCATTAACCAAGGTCGGCGAATAAATCGGGAGTGGGTTGGTCCCACCGGAAATCCGGTCAGCCAGCGTCCAAGCGCCATCGACAAATTTCGTGTGCATGACAAATCCTCTTCTTACAAAAAACAGATGCGGAACTCCTTCGACATATAGAAGTGATAAATGCCGAATCTGTGTAGCGGGATCAGTCGCCTCGCCGGCCTTAAACGCTTCAAGGCAGAATTCGTTGTCTCCAAATACTTTACCTCCATGGACTACGACTGAGTTGGGACTCGAACTGTAACCATCTGCCAGCACATGATAAGATCCGCTTGGCAAATTTTGTACGGTAAAATTTCCTATAGAATTGGTAATTACCTTAAAGATCCAGCCATTCGGATCGTCGTCTGCAATAGTAACTGAGGTGTTTGCGAGTGGCACATTATTAATATTCTTTACCTTCCCGGTCAGTCTGTTGGTTCCAATCCCAGTTATGTTTTCATAAATATTGTTGAGAAGAGAGGCCAGGTTGGTCTCCGCAATACCCAGGTTGGCCAAGCGCGCTGCTTCCTCACTGGCAGCCTGGTGATTTCGTGCAACCGTGCTCCCAATCCTGTCTCGATATTCTGAATGGTGAAACGATTCTTCATTTTCGTCTTCGGCTTCAGTAGGCGTATTATCCACCCGCACTGCTGAGGCTTGCTGGTGAATCATCTCGCCCATGCTTTCACGCTCAACGCCTTGATAATAAACCATAGTCACCACGGTCTCGCCCGGAGCAACCATACCGGGCATTCCCGTTTCAGACATGGGAATGATATTGAGATTGCTGGTTCCCACGCTATCAGGACTTGTTGAATACATACCACCGGGGGCGAGGTCGCCAAGTGAACCGGAAAAATTCACAAGCGCCGGCATATCCTGCCCGGTCGAATTGGTGACGGATACTTCAATGGGCAAGGCGACGAGTGGATTAAGCCGTACCGTATCAGGCGTGTTAAACCTCACGGTCAAAGTTGCGTCGTCATCTCCTGGCACCGCAGCTCTCAATTCGAAACCTGCCACTCTGACCACCGATTCGTCTGTCCGGGCCACAATAACGTCATAATCTCCAAGCTTATCTCCCTGGAAAATAAAAGAAGCGGTCAAACAAGCCGAGTTGCGGAATATCATTGTCTGAGCCACAATCAACGGATCTCCATCAACATGCCGGAGCGACACAACGTCTCCACGCCGGAAGGCGGCTCCCTTCACAACCAACGTGACCCTTCCTCCGTTGCCGGCATTGTTGGGGAGCACTTCGATGATTGAGAATCCAAGTATTTCAGTATCGACATCCACATTGTTTGGTTCAGGACCGGGATCATCTACGGTCACTAGCAAATAGAAGATACCGCTACCTGTTATTGGGACCTGAATACGCGCATCATTTCCTGCCGTTGCATCATCCTTACCGTTGTTTTCAAACACAGTCGGAACCTGGTCCAGTCGGGTTAAAAGGCCTATGCGGGCATTCGGACCAGCGGTGCTTACCGTGATTCCCAAGTCATAGCCAATGTGTTCCGAGGCATCGATGCGGAATAACTGTGACCCTAACTGCCCTGCAGGAAAAGTGTTCGAAGAGCTATCAACAGGACCAAGCGCTGGCACAGAAACCTCGAAGGAAGAAGTCGAAGCGGAGGCATTATTGAAATCCTGAAACTCGAGTTGCTGCGAATGATGGTCCGTCCGTACGATCACACGAAAAGAGCCATCCACCAGATTGGGGAGATTCAACACAAAAGAATGCGTATAAGATTCGCCGGCTCCCAATGGTTTTGGTCTCGTTGATAAACCACCAAACACATCGTTGATATCGAAGTTCGCATCCCTTGAAAAGAACACTGCATCCACCCAAGTTCCGACGGCTGGAGAAGCGCCAGTATTGGTGACTGAGTATTGGACTTCCACGCGTTGACCGGGTGCATAAGAATGATCTGCCAGGAGCTCACTCAACGAAAAGAATTTTCCGCCAGTGGTAATAAATACGATCGAGTCCGGATCCACTTCCAGATCGGGATTCAAAGCCGGATCCGAAGCGCCTAATCGCTCCAAAGCACCAATATCGGTATAGGAGGGAGCCGGTGCTCCCGTATCAACAACCGCAGTATCATCGAAACGCGGCAATCCACGAGCATCCAGTCTATCGGCAAACGCCCCATTACCAGCATCGATGGCAGGCGACCCGGTTTCAAAATAAAAATTTCCATTCGCAGGATCTACAAACAGCGGATCCGCGAACACGTCACCCGTACCATCAAGCGGCATCCAATTGGTAACGTTCACTCCCAATATGTCTCCCCCACTTGCTCCGGGATTGTAGTAAACATTGTAAGAACTCGTAGCCGACGGATTCAGGTTGTCGGTCCACAATCCGGCTTCGGAGGCTCCCGCGATGATATTGTTTACCAACTGGATGTTTTGGGCGGACTCCAAACGCACTCCATTAAGCCCGCCGTGAAAAGTGTTGTTCCTTACAATGAACTTTGTGCCGCCCAATCCTTCGAAGAGGATGCCAGCCGTTTGGTAATTAAAAAGCACACAATTGGAGATATCCAGGGTCCCCAGCCGGTTTACCCGAATGGCACTCCCGAGCGTATCTGATATTTTTAATGCATTTATTGAGTAGGAATTGGTGTTCGAAAGATTTGAGCCAATAAAAAGAGACGAGGCAGAACCACCAGCATACCGAAGCTCACAATTTTCCAACTGCGAGGCTTCATTTGAGAGCGAAATATTCCTCCAATCCCCAGGAGCTGGAGTTGTGGCATTCCCATCACGATTACTATCTCCAAGAATCGAATCATCCTTTATCGACGTTAGAATGATAGGATTTCCGGGAGTTCCACTCAGATTAATTATCCCTCTCGCACCATCTCTGATCGAAAAATCGCCCAGCTTCACAACCGTTCCAGGCAAGATTGTAACCGAAGGAATATTAGCACCAAAAGTTGAGTTGGAAGGTATTAAATTATTCTCCAAAATAACAAGCGGTGTATGACCCAGAATAGTAGAGAACTCCACTAATCCTTGAGTAACCACCGTGGCGTTAAGACCAACATCGTTACCGACGATCAAGTTGCTTAATGAAAACACAAGTTTCGGAAGATCCAGCGACAGAACTTCACCATCCACTTCATCGACGAATACATTATCCAGCGCTATGGTTCCGCCTTGTAGACTTATAGCTTCAATCGGAGACCGGAGAATGGTGAGACCATTTACAGTAGCATTTAATTCAGGAAAACGTGCGCGCAATCCCACATCCGCAACATCCATTACTTTAATATTGGAGAGGTGGACCTCTCCTCCATCAAGAAGTACTGCAGGCGTACCTGTAGCGAAACCAAGATTCTCGATACCTGCATATCGAACTTCCACATTTTCCACAAATCCCTCCGCCAATCCGGATCTGTCCACCGGATTACCATCACTGAACCAAAAATTAAACCAGTCTCCTGGCTGAGGAGCCGTGGCATCGCCATCCTCGTTCGTATCGCCACCAGCGCTATCATCCATAAGGGATGTTAAAATGACTGGATTTGCTTCTGTTCCTTTTATTTCCAAAGAGCCATCGACTCGTAGGCCTCCAAACTTATCGAATTTCAGAATGGCACCTTCTTCGATGATCAAAGTTCCACCTAGAAAAACATAGAGGTTGGTTGGAAAGGTTCCACCGCCTTTAAAGAGGTAGGTGGTGTGTGCCTGTAAGGTTACAACCTGACCCGATTGAATTTGGGATCCAGCCACGTTTACAAAACTTGCTCCGGTTGCTGTGGACAATGTTGAGCCGGTAAGGTCGGCCTGAAAAAATAGTGGAAATTGAACAGGAGCCAAGGCTGAACCGGTAACGATGTTGTTGGTCAGATCAATCAAATCTTCGGAATTGGAATTGTTGGCCAAAATCCCAATCCCACCCACATCCTGAATGGTTGTTCCGGTGACAATTCCAAAGAATCTTGAAGTCAGGTTTATTCCGTTCGATTGACTATTCTTAATCAAAGAGTTTCGGACTTCGTAGCTCAGACCGCCCAATATTAAGGCCGCACTGGTAGTCCCTCTTCCAGCATAATGAATTTCAGTGAATCTCAGATCCACAGTACTTGTGTTCACTTCCGAAATGATGCCATCCCAATTGCCTGGACCGGGAGTAGTCCCCGCGCCATCACCATTCGTGTCACCACCGATACTGTCATCCAAAATGGACGTGATCTGGATCGGACCTTCTGCCGTACCTAAAGCGACCAATTCTCCGCGGATGCTCAGTCTGCGATTTGCGCCCATCTTAATTCTTGTTCCAGCAGCGATGGTCCAGGTGGTGTCCTGATTCAAGGTCAGGCCCAGGTTGGAATAATAGACCTGATCTTCCTGCCAGATCTGGTCTTCTTGAATGGTGGTCCCGTCCACAACGATGGCGTTGTTTTTCCCGGAATTCACAGAGGTGGTACCGGAAGCATCCATCTGCACCTCCAGTCTAAAATAGTAGGGGCCTTCACCGGCTCCGTCGATCGAGGTATTTTTGAAAACTACAAAATTGTTTATGTTCGAGAAAAAGGCTCCGTAACCACTCACATTCACTATGGAATTGTTGTTGAGAATGGCATCGCCTCCAGCGACCGTGATCCCTCGGCCGTTCCCGTCTTTTATAGAACTGTTCGACAGGGTCGTTAGTCCACCCCGACAGTTTATAGTTACACTCTGGGACCTACCAGCGTACCGGAATTCACAATAATCCAATACAGCGACTCCGGTGTTGGCGGAAATATCTATTCCTTGCCAGTCTTGAGGTGCCGGGGTTGTAGCGGCAGCGTCTTCATTGATATCTCCGGCAACGGTATCATCTTTTAATGAAGTGAAAATGATGGGGTCCACCGAAGTCCCCTGGGCAGTCAGCCTTCCCTGATTGTTCAGCTTACCGCTGGGTCCAGCAAAAACGACCGTACCAGAAGCAATGGTGAGCGACCCGGTTGGCAAAATTGTAAAAGCTAAATCGATATAGTAGGGTACGTCGTCTTCCCAAACGATAGCATCACTCACATTCCCATTCCGAATTTTAATGGTCTTCAGACCCGTACCGGAAAAAGTTGAGCCCGTGCTCGACCAGTTTGCTACTGCATTAACCAACTCCACATGTGCACCACCGATGTCGGTTGAACTTAGGCCGGTACAAGTAAATGTTCCAGTCGTCGATTCTACTTTTAATCCCATAAATGCAGTGGTGCTTCCGATACGTTCCAGGGTTAACTGGTTTATCGAATAATTCTCCGATGCGCTGGAAAGATAGTGAACGCCGCTTACCGAACAATCCCTGATCGTCACTTCGTTGATCGAAACCTGACCGGACCGTATGGTAATTCCACCTGAGCTGGATCGCCCGCAATATTGTAGAATCACGTGTTCGAGAATCATATTCGCCGTGTTCCCATTTGTGGCTTCAATCCGCGGCCAATCTCCTGCAAGCGGTGATGTCGTATTGCCATCTCCATTCGTGTCGCCTCCCACAGAATCATCTTTGATGGAGGTAAAGATAATGGGAT encodes:
- a CDS encoding right-handed parallel beta-helix repeat-containing protein, which gives rise to MIDGTLSAVGTSGNPIIFTSIKDDSVGGDTNGDGNTTSPLAGDWPRIEATNGNTANMILEHVILQYCGRSSSGGITIRSGQVSINEVTIRDCSVSGVHYLSSASENYSINQLTLERIGSTTAFMGLKVESTTGTFTCTGLSSTDIGGAHVELVNAVANWSSTGSTFSGTGLKTIKIRNGNVSDAIVWEDDVPYYIDLAFTILPTGSLTIASGTVVFAGPSGKLNNQGRLTAQGTSVDPIIFTSLKDDTVAGDINEDAAATTPAPQDWQGIDISANTGVAVLDYCEFRYAGRSQSVTINCRGGLTTLSNSSIKDGNGRGITVAGGDAILNNNSIVNVSGYGAFFSNINNFVVFKNTSIDGAGEGPYYFRLEVQMDASGTTSVNSGKNNAIVVDGTTIQEDQIWQEDQVYYSNLGLTLNQDTTWTIAAGTRIKMGANRRLSIRGELVALGTAEGPIQITSILDDSIGGDTNGDGAGTTPGPGNWDGIISEVNTSTVDLRFTEIHYAGRGTTSAALILGGLSYEVRNSLIKNSQSNGINLTSRFFGIVTGTTIQDVGGIGILANNSNSEDLIDLTNNIVTGSALAPVQFPLFFQADLTGSTLSTATGASFVNVAGSQIQSGQVVTLQAHTTYLFKGGGTFPTNLYVFLGGTLIIEEGAILKFDKFGGLRVDGSLEIKGTEANPVILTSLMDDSAGGDTNEDGDATAPQPGDWFNFWFSDGNPVDRSGLAEGFVENVEVRYAGIENLGFATGTPAVLLDGGEVHLSNIKVMDVADVGLRARFPELNATVNGLTILRSPIEAISLQGGTIALDNVFVDEVDGEVLSLDLPKLVFSLSNLIVGNDVGLNATVVTQGLVEFSTILGHTPLVILENNLIPSNSTFGANIPSVTILPGTVVKLGDFSIRDGARGIINLSGTPGNPIILTSIKDDSILGDSNRDGNATTPAPGDWRNISLSNEASQLENCELRYAGGSASSLFIGSNLSNTNSYSINALKISDTLGSAIRVNRLGTLDISNCVLFNYQTAGILFEGLGGTKFIVRNNTFHGGLNGVRLESAQNIQLVNNIIAGASEAGLWTDNLNPSATSSYNVYYNPGASGGDILGVNVTNWMPLDGTGDVFADPLFVDPANGNFYFETGSPAIDAGNGAFADRLDARGLPRFDDTAVVDTGAPAPSYTDIGALERLGASDPALNPDLEVDPDSIVFITTGGKFFSLSELLADHSYAPGQRVEVQYSVTNTGASPAVGTWVDAVFFSRDANFDINDVFGGLSTRPKPLGAGESYTHSFVLNLPNLVDGSFRVIVRTDHHSQQLEFQDFNNASASTSSFEVSVPALGPVDSSSNTFPAGQLGSQLFRIDASEHIGYDLGITVSTAGPNARIGLLTRLDQVPTVFENNGKDDATAGNDARIQVPITGSGIFYLLVTVDDPGPEPNNVDVDTEILGFSIIEVLPNNAGNGGRVTLVVKGAAFRRGDVVSLRHVDGDPLIVAQTMIFRNSACLTASFIFQGDKLGDYDVIVARTDESVVRVAGFELRAAVPGDDDATLTVRFNTPDTVRLNPLVALPIEVSVTNSTGQDMPALVNFSGSLGDLAPGGMYSTSPDSVGTSNLNIIPMSETGMPGMVAPGETVVTMVYYQGVERESMGEMIHQQASAVRVDNTPTEAEDENEESFHHSEYRDRIGSTVARNHQAASEEAARLANLGIAETNLASLLNNIYENITGIGTNRLTGKVKNINNVPLANTSVTIADDDPNGWIFKVITNSIGNFTVQNLPSGSYHVLADGYSSSPNSVVVHGGKVFGDNEFCLEAFKAGEATDPATQIRHLSLLYVEGVPHLFFVRRGFVMHTKFVDGAWTLADRISGGTNPLPIYSPTLVNGAPAMAVFFEQSAQRSDPDIDVPVNLNDNRIMVVIGLFDEQGACIWHEPTEYAAHDDVAFSNSAAALAANGNPLVAWTSNNLTNEGEDSDLYFNDRPLVPGDIGQPLFQPSDNPGLTLAKYTSTLSNDFILPDWNPELLANTELCRDFKVVFARQKELVKWDSNGQPRILKNLFGAHGASVSASIAGEANLREGKATGTAAIDLSFFADDRTGEGIFITGVGAIAADWKLNRQRCDYEFQSLALGLGIKARARIPWPQASFDLGPIANVSVGIQIDGVFGGDVSWEMPRLFPTKGKVQLETGIGGYAVGNAIGDTVRVAGFITGNLTLKAEGNGIELDDIFIRGSIAGSIEGTGITREATFQFSFLDDRVVSNQGLQDGGGGLAPQAYPGMPAVLELQVDGSLERSFMTSSGVFVEETLSKQEKLGNTNTYIIDGVSEAVLPDVATDLVDESRPALYKTASGGDAMVWIRSKSAAATDLNNSIRYAEYDGSSWATALQVPNTSGLNREVRAIRDMNNDLLFVYAHSDTTGLTTASSVEDIMAAYEEANICFVRKTDAGWSQPQVISERAGLANQLRLHSLPDGMVFVSWLESGMDEANLYVQKWDASNALWLPASKLSDGKAVSNAVLGQIGSAVTAIWSEEVNLGTSTSFNDIVERMAFATLTNGNWSSASEFIIPFQDLSSASVPVESFSSQFPLPSGDAQNQAASDFSLFSINDLVLVPVGCCNEPIEDVPPIVLREQFIPDERKWPTGVGSWDPNDKFGLNGHGPEGWIGGDRLIPYTILFENDPEEGATAAALRVTITDTLDSDYDFDSFVFKSFGWADLSREIPKNTQNFEIDVASNNADESPLTVRVKGTFDRNSGAITIVFDSLDPLTGITPFGAFDGFLQVEDETGIGQGFVRYDVKQKPNLPQGTEFENQALIIFDLNDPIETPTVLHTIDLERPISSASSPAVSDSASFSVALNGSDPGGSGVAYYTVYQSVDGSPFFLWLGASEDPNPTFTGTSGRTYSFYSLATDWAGLVEDKDPLVETTTVIADSGIRVESMVRIDETRVRIILAVPPGLGAEIRAETTDLIDPFMWKDVSEITVTDLGDNRFEIIAPYTEDSRTFFRLIAGDGL